In Paenibacillus phoenicis, one genomic interval encodes:
- a CDS encoding response regulator transcription factor gives MRSAILVIDDDEKITSMLRRGLAFEGYDVYTAQNGAEGLSMMLSADPDLIILDVMMPKVDGFEVCRRLREGGSTVPVLMLTAKDEVENRVKGLDIGADDYLVKPFALEELLARVRALLRRKDSGSRSGSQRLIFEDIIMDLDSREVTRAGQRLELTAKEFELLHLFMQNPKRLLTRDLIMDKIWGYDYSGESNVLEVYIAMLRQKTEEHGGKRVIQTIRGAGYILRGEA, from the coding sequence GTGAGATCGGCGATTTTGGTCATAGATGATGATGAGAAAATTACGTCGATGCTGCGGCGCGGCCTCGCATTTGAGGGGTATGACGTGTATACAGCTCAGAACGGAGCGGAAGGGCTGTCGATGATGCTGAGCGCCGACCCGGATTTGATCATTTTGGACGTGATGATGCCCAAGGTAGACGGATTTGAGGTCTGCCGGCGGCTGCGCGAGGGCGGAAGCACCGTACCGGTGCTGATGTTGACCGCCAAGGACGAGGTCGAGAACCGGGTGAAAGGCCTGGATATCGGTGCCGATGATTACCTCGTCAAACCGTTTGCGCTGGAGGAGCTGCTGGCTCGGGTACGGGCATTGCTCCGGCGTAAGGACTCGGGCAGCCGATCCGGCAGCCAGCGTTTGATTTTTGAGGACATCATCATGGATCTGGACTCCCGTGAAGTGACGCGGGCTGGTCAGCGTTTGGAGCTGACGGCGAAGGAATTCGAGCTGCTCCATCTGTTCATGCAAAATCCGAAACGCCTGCTCACACGTGATTTAATTATGGATAAAATTTGGGGTTACGACTACAGCGGGGAATCGAATGTGCTGGAGGTATATATTGCCATGCTTCGTCAGAAGACCGAGGAACACGGCGGCAAGCGCGTTATTCAGACGATCCGCGGGGCCGGTTACATCCTGAGAGGAGAGGCTTAA
- a CDS encoding sensor histidine kinase: MSIRLRLTAWYTGILAVTLILFSASIYGLVRYNTYLEVRNRLEDQANRIKNSQSYSITQGLDLYLDPMQANRLEDAQLFVQIHNYTDGHTRYSQNLLNWNMKFPVPTGDSASKIAGFKRVQLYNHSFLLYQLPITLDNQLIGLIQLAAYTGAEDKLMSRMSTVLLFGSIVTILAASSLGYFLARKSMAPIGKVIEAANGIQTGNDLSVRIDYEGPNDEIGQLIGTVNNMLARTEGFYRELDEAYSAQRRFVSDASHELRTPLTTIRGNVDLLKRMWSQDVEQRDPSEEERVRSFSLEAVNDIAAESERMSRLVNDLLSLARADAGQTLTKEPIQLAPVVEEVVRRAQFLPRKAEWVQGDLQALDGVTVNGSKDYLQQMLFIFIENAFKYTEQGSVTIDAIRSGGQIGIRIADTGIGMDRSEVPHIFERFYRADPSRGMIQGTGLGLSIAKWIIDEHEGSVEVLTKRGEGTTFIIWLPIVFNALPE, translated from the coding sequence ATGTCGATCCGGCTGCGGCTGACTGCATGGTATACCGGAATTTTGGCCGTAACGCTGATCCTGTTCAGCGCTTCGATTTATGGGTTGGTCAGATACAATACGTATCTGGAAGTGAGAAACCGGTTGGAGGATCAGGCCAATCGGATCAAGAACTCCCAAAGCTACAGCATCACCCAGGGACTGGATTTGTATTTGGATCCGATGCAGGCGAATCGGTTGGAGGACGCCCAGCTGTTTGTGCAGATTCACAATTATACGGACGGTCACACGCGGTATTCGCAAAATTTGCTGAATTGGAATATGAAATTTCCGGTTCCCACCGGGGATTCGGCGAGCAAAATTGCGGGATTTAAACGGGTGCAGTTATATAATCATTCCTTCTTGCTGTACCAGCTCCCGATTACCCTCGATAACCAGTTGATTGGTTTAATCCAGTTAGCGGCGTATACGGGCGCCGAAGACAAGCTGATGAGCCGGATGAGTACCGTATTGTTATTTGGCTCCATCGTTACCATTTTGGCGGCCAGCTCGTTGGGTTACTTTCTTGCGCGCAAATCGATGGCACCCATCGGTAAAGTCATTGAGGCAGCGAATGGCATCCAGACCGGGAATGATTTGAGTGTAAGAATTGACTACGAGGGGCCGAACGATGAAATCGGCCAACTGATCGGGACCGTCAATAACATGCTGGCCCGAACCGAAGGCTTCTACAGGGAGCTGGATGAAGCTTATTCTGCACAGCGCCGGTTCGTGTCGGACGCTTCCCACGAATTGCGGACGCCGCTTACGACCATTCGCGGTAATGTTGATTTATTAAAACGGATGTGGTCCCAGGATGTGGAGCAGCGCGATCCAAGCGAGGAGGAGCGGGTTCGCAGCTTCTCATTGGAGGCGGTGAACGACATCGCTGCGGAGTCCGAGCGGATGAGCCGGCTGGTGAACGATCTGCTGTCGCTGGCCCGGGCCGATGCCGGGCAAACGTTAACGAAGGAACCGATCCAGTTGGCCCCGGTCGTGGAGGAAGTGGTCCGCCGGGCGCAATTTTTGCCGAGGAAAGCGGAGTGGGTCCAGGGGGATCTGCAAGCGCTGGACGGCGTGACAGTGAACGGAAGCAAGGATTATTTGCAGCAGATGCTGTTTATTTTTATTGAAAATGCGTTTAAATATACCGAGCAGGGCAGCGTCACCATCGATGCGATTCGATCTGGGGGACAGATCGGCATCCGCATTGCGGATACGGGCATCGGAATGGACCGCAGCGAGGTGCCGCATATTTTTGAACGCTTTTATCGGGCGGATCCGTCTCGCGGGATGATTCAAGGGACCGGATTGGGCTTATCGATCGCCAAATGGATCATCGACGAGCATGAAGGTTCGGTGGAAGTGTTGACCAAACGCGGCGAAGGGACGACGTTTATCATCTGGCTTCCCATTGTCTTTAATGCCCTGCCGGAATAG
- a CDS encoding 4-hydroxy-3-methylbut-2-enyl diphosphate reductase gives MEVIKISPRGYCYGVVDAMVLARQAAQNLDLPRPIYILGMIVHNSHVTNSFEDEGIITLDGPNRLEILNKVESGTVIFTAHGVSPEVRKLAREKGLTTVDATCPDVTKTHVLIEEKVAEGYEVIYIGKKGHPEPEGAMGVAPGKVHLIEKEEEIDRLNLTADKIVITNQTTMSQWDIKHIMKKLLEKYPGAEVHNEICLATQLRQQAVAEQAGQADLVIVVGDPRSNNSNRLAQVAEEIAGVKAYRIADITELKREWLEGVRKVAVTSGASTPTPITKEVIQYLEQYDPEDPATWEIVRTVNLAKLLPPVKVGARSRGE, from the coding sequence ATGGAAGTCATTAAAATTTCACCGCGCGGTTATTGCTATGGGGTCGTAGACGCGATGGTTCTGGCTCGTCAGGCGGCGCAGAACCTGGATCTGCCGCGGCCGATTTATATACTTGGCATGATTGTGCATAACAGCCATGTCACGAACTCCTTCGAGGACGAGGGAATTATTACGCTGGACGGTCCGAACCGCCTGGAGATTTTGAATAAGGTAGAGAGCGGGACGGTAATTTTTACCGCCCATGGGGTGTCTCCAGAGGTTCGCAAGCTGGCCCGGGAGAAAGGGCTCACCACAGTGGATGCCACTTGCCCGGACGTCACCAAGACCCATGTGTTAATCGAGGAGAAGGTTGCCGAGGGATATGAGGTCATCTACATCGGCAAGAAAGGACACCCTGAGCCGGAAGGCGCGATGGGGGTGGCTCCAGGTAAGGTACACTTGATCGAGAAGGAAGAAGAGATCGATCGGCTTAATCTGACCGCCGACAAAATCGTCATTACCAACCAAACGACGATGAGCCAGTGGGATATTAAGCATATTATGAAAAAATTGCTGGAGAAATATCCGGGCGCAGAGGTGCACAATGAGATCTGTCTAGCGACCCAATTGCGCCAGCAGGCGGTTGCGGAACAGGCGGGTCAGGCTGACCTCGTGATCGTTGTCGGCGATCCGCGAAGCAACAACTCCAACCGGCTTGCCCAGGTGGCTGAGGAGATTGCTGGAGTGAAGGCGTACCGCATCGCGGATATCACGGAGTTGAAGCGCGAGTGGCTGGAAGGGGTCCGCAAAGTAGCGGTCACCTCGGGGGCATCAACGCCGACGCCAATTACGAAGGAAGTCATTCAATATCTGGAACAATATGATCCGGAAGACCCGGCAACTTGGGAAATCGTTCGTACGGTAAATCTAGCGAAGTTGTTACCTCCAGTGAAGGTCGGAGCTCGAAGCAGAGGAGAATAA
- a CDS encoding CAP domain-containing protein has translation MKSNRLKRLVTGGLTAMLAAAIVVPASASAASNTTTNKTYTTYKVYTTYGTNTNTWTNYFTIPWYLYYPTKPVQSGNQGTTGGQTQTGNTQGTTQGTTQGTTQGTTGNTQSAVTDKSQFATEVIQLVNQERAKQGLKPLTGDAELNKMALAKAKDMSDNNYFSHTSPTYGSPFDMMKKFGIQFSYAGENIAMGQKTPAEVVKAWMNSEGHRANILNANYNLIGVGYYNGYWAQEFVGR, from the coding sequence ATGAAATCGAATCGACTGAAACGTTTGGTGACAGGTGGACTTACTGCTATGTTGGCAGCAGCAATTGTTGTACCAGCATCGGCCTCGGCGGCCTCGAATACGACGACGAATAAAACTTATACGACATATAAGGTTTATACAACTTACGGCACGAATACGAATACTTGGACGAACTATTTTACAATTCCTTGGTATCTATATTATCCAACGAAGCCAGTCCAAAGCGGTAACCAAGGCACTACGGGCGGCCAGACGCAAACCGGAAATACGCAAGGTACGACTCAAGGAACAACTCAAGGTACTACGCAAGGCACAACCGGTAATACGCAAAGTGCGGTAACCGACAAGTCGCAATTTGCAACGGAGGTTATCCAACTGGTGAACCAGGAGCGCGCGAAGCAAGGCCTTAAGCCGCTCACCGGTGACGCGGAACTGAACAAGATGGCATTGGCTAAAGCGAAGGATATGAGCGATAACAACTACTTTAGTCATACGTCTCCAACGTACGGCTCGCCATTTGACATGATGAAGAAGTTTGGTATTCAATTCAGCTACGCAGGCGAAAACATTGCCATGGGGCAAAAAACGCCGGCTGAAGTCGTAAAAGCTTGGATGAACAGTGAAGGACACCGTGCAAATATTCTGAACGCCAACTACAACCTGATTGGGGTTGGCTACTACAATGGGTATTGGGCACAGGAGTTCGTAGGAAGATAA
- the aroF gene encoding 3-deoxy-7-phosphoheptulonate synthase, whose amino-acid sequence MIVITSNQTPEERVQEIIAVIEKEGLQTHVSRGKDRTVIGLIGTIEPKLAEHLRQMKDVENVIKISKSYKLASRDFHPEDTVISIGDVKIGGDELVVMGGPCAVESPEQIDEIARLVKAAGGQVLRGGAFKPRTGPYSFQGIGVEGLIMMAEAGKKHGLLTITEVMTPEYVDVCAEYADILQVGTRNMQNFDLLRKLGTCNKPVLLKRGFSATYDEFLNAAEYILAGGNPNVMLCERGIRTFETYTRNTLDLSAIPVLQNLSHLPVISDPSHGTGRRELVEPMTKASVAAGADGLIIEMHTDPDNSMTGDGVQSLFPDQFAALLQDLEKLAPLVGKRFDTPKAALRV is encoded by the coding sequence ATGATCGTTATTACTTCAAACCAAACCCCAGAGGAGCGCGTTCAGGAAATTATCGCTGTCATCGAGAAGGAAGGCCTGCAGACTCATGTATCTCGTGGGAAAGATCGGACTGTGATCGGATTGATCGGTACGATTGAACCAAAGCTTGCTGAGCACCTTCGTCAAATGAAGGACGTTGAGAACGTCATTAAAATTTCGAAATCTTACAAGCTGGCTAGTCGGGACTTCCATCCTGAGGATACGGTCATTTCGATCGGCGACGTTAAGATTGGCGGAGACGAGCTGGTTGTCATGGGCGGCCCTTGTGCCGTAGAATCGCCGGAACAAATCGACGAGATTGCGCGTCTCGTGAAAGCAGCCGGCGGACAGGTGCTGCGCGGCGGTGCATTTAAGCCGCGTACGGGTCCTTACAGCTTCCAGGGCATCGGTGTGGAAGGCCTCATCATGATGGCGGAGGCCGGCAAGAAGCACGGTCTGCTGACCATTACGGAGGTCATGACGCCGGAATACGTGGATGTGTGTGCTGAATATGCGGACATTTTGCAGGTGGGTACGCGCAACATGCAGAACTTCGATTTGCTGCGCAAGCTGGGCACCTGCAACAAGCCGGTTCTATTGAAACGCGGCTTTAGCGCAACCTATGACGAGTTCCTGAACGCGGCCGAGTACATTTTGGCGGGCGGGAACCCGAACGTTATGTTATGCGAACGCGGGATCCGTACATTTGAAACGTACACGCGCAATACGCTGGATCTGTCGGCCATTCCGGTGCTGCAGAACTTGAGCCATTTGCCGGTAATCTCTGACCCGAGCCATGGCACGGGCCGCCGTGAGCTGGTGGAACCGATGACAAAAGCATCCGTGGCTGCCGGGGCAGACGGTCTAATTATCGAAATGCACACCGATCCAGACAACTCGATGACCGGTGACGGCGTACAGTCTTTGTTCCCGGATCAATTCGCTGCATTACTGCAAGATTTGGAGAAATTGGCACCATTGGTAGGTAAACGTTTTGATACCCCAAAAGCTGCACTTCGCGTGTAA
- the glnA gene encoding type I glutamate--ammonia ligase yields the protein MSAEIVLKTIKEKQIEWVDFRFVDLSGRQHHITLPAKEVNEDTFVNGVAFDGSSIPGFRGIEESDMVMMPDHGSVFVDPFTAHPTLNVFCDIYTPDGERYERDPRSVAVRAEEYLKQSGVGTAAYFAPESEFFIFDDVRFESGMNKTFYSVDSEEAIWNTGRTEEGGNLGYKVPVKGGYVPVAPTDKQQDIRSEMCRLLEEAGIRVERHHHEVATSGQAEINFRFDTLLKTADNLMVYKYIVHNTAAQFGKTATFMPKPLFGDNGSGMHVHQSIFNGDTPLFYEKGAYANLSEIALNYIGGILYHAPAIIAFTNPSTNSFKRLVPGFEAPVNLVYSKGNRSAAIRIPVAAVTPKGCRIEFRTPDSTANPYLAFSAMLMAGLDGIKNKIDPVKLGYGPFDKNIYELSDEEKASIRSVPGSLDEALDALESDYEFLTQGGVFTKAFIDNFVEMKRAEARAVAVRVHPYEFGLYYDL from the coding sequence ATGTCAGCAGAGATCGTTTTAAAAACAATCAAGGAAAAGCAAATCGAGTGGGTAGATTTCCGCTTTGTTGATCTGTCGGGACGTCAACATCACATTACGCTTCCGGCGAAAGAAGTGAATGAGGACACCTTCGTAAACGGCGTTGCTTTCGACGGATCCTCGATCCCTGGGTTCCGCGGTATCGAAGAATCGGATATGGTGATGATGCCGGACCATGGTTCTGTATTTGTTGATCCTTTTACCGCACATCCGACGTTGAACGTATTTTGCGATATTTATACGCCGGACGGCGAACGTTATGAGCGTGACCCGCGCAGCGTAGCGGTTCGCGCAGAAGAGTATTTGAAACAAAGCGGTGTCGGTACCGCGGCATACTTTGCTCCGGAATCCGAATTCTTTATCTTTGACGATGTTCGTTTCGAGAGCGGTATGAACAAAACGTTCTACTCGGTAGATTCCGAGGAAGCGATTTGGAACACCGGCCGTACAGAAGAAGGCGGCAACCTGGGTTATAAAGTGCCGGTTAAAGGCGGCTACGTTCCGGTAGCACCAACCGACAAGCAACAAGACATCCGCAGCGAAATGTGCCGTTTGCTTGAAGAAGCCGGCATTCGCGTTGAACGTCACCACCACGAAGTAGCAACATCCGGTCAAGCGGAAATTAACTTCCGTTTCGACACGCTGCTGAAAACGGCTGACAACCTGATGGTTTACAAATACATCGTGCATAATACCGCCGCTCAATTTGGTAAAACGGCAACGTTTATGCCTAAGCCGCTGTTTGGTGACAACGGCAGCGGGATGCACGTACACCAATCGATCTTTAACGGCGATACTCCACTGTTCTACGAAAAAGGTGCTTATGCTAACCTGAGCGAAATCGCCCTGAACTACATCGGCGGGATCCTCTACCATGCACCGGCGATCATCGCCTTCACGAACCCAAGCACGAACTCGTTTAAACGCTTGGTACCTGGCTTCGAGGCTCCAGTAAACCTGGTATACTCGAAGGGGAACCGTTCGGCTGCTATCCGGATTCCGGTTGCTGCCGTAACGCCAAAAGGCTGCCGTATCGAATTCCGTACGCCAGACTCCACGGCTAACCCGTACTTGGCCTTCTCCGCTATGCTGATGGCTGGCCTCGACGGCATCAAGAACAAAATCGATCCGGTGAAACTGGGCTACGGACCGTTCGACAAGAACATTTACGAGCTGTCGGATGAAGAGAAAGCATCGATTCGCAGCGTTCCGGGCTCCCTGGACGAAGCGCTGGACGCTTTGGAAAGCGATTATGAGTTCCTGACTCAAGGCGGAGTCTTCACGAAAGCGTTCATCGACAACTTCGTGGAAATGAAACGCGCCGAAGCCAGAGCTGTTGCAGTTCGTGTACATCCTTACGAATTTGGTCTTTATTACGATCTGTAA
- a CDS encoding GH36-type glycosyl hydrolase domain-containing protein, which translates to MATSGWKFHGKEGVFRLEQPELSSYLYFPLVNDAGMMSSVSPNLHGQATTGHNSFLLEPISVESLHNSKAARNFWIYLDGYGAWSVTGNSARQNAALFSEEKEKTLLEAGFLWHKITRESANLNLRAEITSFVPVTDDKIELMKVRLTNTGDTELTITPTAAIPLYARSADDLRDHRHVTSLLHRIYTSAHGVEVQPALSFDERGHRVNKTAYGVFGAAQDGTAPIGFFPVIEDFIGEGGALDWPQAVVANRQPDVEAGAEIEGYEAVGALKFATTQLAPGESVSYVVAMMIANDRIDTKRIAAAYLSEARFDELLEQNETYWRGKLDTLAFQSGDEQHDLWLKWVTLQPILRRLYGNSFLPYHDYGRGGRGWRDLWQDCLALLVMEPDEVGHLLYNNYAGVRIDGSNATIIGAKPGEFIADRNNIPRVWMDHGAWPLLTTLLYIHQSGDLGFLLKPQTYFRDIFTKRCKERDLAWTPEQGNKLLSQDGRIYEGSILEHILLQNIVAFFNVGENGNIKLEGADWNDGLDMAPARGESVAFTAFYASNLLELSELIPRLAQAPGGTDTIEIAEEIAVLLDSLGTPINYDSIPAKQELLERYFDSVVPAVSGRKRKFSVQQVAEDLRRKADWAFEHLRKQEWIRSAEGFEWFNGYYNNDAVRVEGDHPNGVRMTLTGQVFTIMGGIATEEQVGKITAAVDRYLKDERIGYRLNSRFGEIQQNLGRAFGFAFGHKENGAMFSHMTVMYANALYKRGFVQAGKQVLDSVYRLSADFERSRMYPGIPEYINERGRGMYTYLTGSASWLLLTLLTEVYGVKGDYGDLRLEPKLTAEQFDAVGEASVITSFAGRKLQIVYRNLERAEYGKYRIGHVTVNGVSLDSSSREGGCLIPRQEIEALQEGAVHRIEITLTA; encoded by the coding sequence ATGGCGACAAGCGGCTGGAAATTCCATGGGAAGGAGGGTGTGTTTCGGCTTGAACAGCCTGAGTTAAGCAGTTATTTGTATTTTCCTTTGGTTAATGATGCGGGGATGATGTCCTCGGTATCACCGAATTTGCATGGGCAAGCGACAACGGGGCATAACTCATTTCTGCTGGAGCCGATCTCGGTGGAGAGTTTGCATAACTCTAAAGCGGCGCGGAATTTTTGGATCTATCTTGATGGTTATGGGGCCTGGTCCGTGACGGGGAATTCGGCGCGGCAAAACGCGGCGTTATTTTCAGAGGAGAAAGAGAAGACTTTGCTGGAGGCCGGGTTCTTATGGCATAAGATCACGCGGGAAAGTGCCAATCTGAACTTGAGAGCCGAAATCACCAGCTTTGTTCCCGTGACGGACGATAAAATCGAACTGATGAAGGTTCGGCTGACCAATACCGGGGATACGGAACTCACCATTACACCTACCGCGGCGATTCCGCTGTATGCGCGTTCTGCTGACGATCTGCGGGATCACCGGCATGTTACCTCGTTGCTCCACCGGATATATACCTCCGCTCACGGCGTAGAGGTTCAACCGGCACTGTCGTTCGATGAGCGCGGGCATCGCGTGAACAAAACGGCCTACGGCGTATTTGGAGCCGCGCAGGATGGGACTGCTCCGATTGGATTCTTCCCGGTGATCGAAGACTTCATCGGCGAAGGCGGGGCTTTAGACTGGCCGCAGGCGGTGGTCGCCAATCGTCAGCCGGATGTTGAAGCAGGCGCCGAAATCGAGGGGTATGAAGCGGTTGGTGCGCTCAAGTTTGCCACAACCCAGCTAGCGCCGGGGGAATCGGTGTCCTATGTTGTAGCCATGATGATCGCTAATGACCGGATCGATACGAAGCGCATTGCTGCAGCATATTTGTCAGAGGCCCGATTTGATGAACTGCTGGAACAAAACGAAACTTACTGGCGGGGCAAGCTGGATACGCTCGCTTTTCAATCCGGAGATGAACAACATGATCTTTGGTTGAAGTGGGTGACGCTACAGCCGATTTTACGCCGTTTATATGGAAACTCGTTCCTCCCGTATCACGATTATGGGCGCGGCGGACGAGGCTGGCGCGATTTATGGCAGGACTGTCTGGCCTTGCTGGTGATGGAGCCGGATGAAGTGGGGCATTTGCTTTACAACAACTATGCCGGCGTGCGGATCGACGGCAGTAATGCGACGATTATCGGCGCGAAACCGGGCGAATTTATCGCTGACCGCAACAATATTCCGCGGGTATGGATGGACCATGGGGCTTGGCCGCTGTTAACGACGCTACTGTATATTCATCAAAGCGGGGACCTTGGCTTTTTGCTGAAGCCGCAGACGTATTTCCGCGATATTTTCACCAAACGTTGTAAGGAACGTGATCTTGCCTGGACGCCGGAGCAGGGGAACAAGCTGTTGTCGCAAGATGGGCGTATTTACGAAGGGAGCATTTTGGAGCATATTCTGCTGCAAAATATCGTGGCGTTCTTTAACGTAGGCGAAAATGGCAATATTAAGCTGGAAGGCGCGGACTGGAACGACGGACTGGATATGGCGCCGGCACGTGGAGAGAGCGTTGCGTTTACAGCATTTTATGCCAGCAATTTGCTGGAGCTCTCCGAGTTGATTCCTCGGTTAGCACAAGCGCCGGGCGGAACGGATACGATCGAGATTGCCGAAGAAATCGCTGTGTTGCTGGATAGCCTGGGAACGCCGATTAACTACGACAGCATTCCGGCGAAGCAGGAGCTGCTGGAACGTTATTTTGACTCCGTTGTGCCGGCCGTCAGCGGGCGGAAGCGGAAGTTTAGCGTGCAGCAGGTGGCGGAGGATCTTCGGCGGAAAGCGGATTGGGCGTTTGAACATTTACGGAAGCAGGAATGGATCCGCAGTGCTGAAGGGTTCGAGTGGTTTAACGGATATTACAACAACGATGCCGTACGGGTGGAAGGAGACCATCCAAACGGGGTACGTATGACGTTAACCGGTCAAGTGTTTACAATCATGGGCGGCATTGCGACCGAGGAGCAAGTTGGCAAAATCACAGCAGCGGTGGATCGGTATCTCAAGGATGAGCGCATCGGTTACCGGCTGAACTCACGGTTTGGTGAAATTCAACAGAATCTGGGGCGGGCGTTTGGGTTTGCTTTTGGCCATAAAGAAAACGGGGCGATGTTCAGCCACATGACGGTGATGTACGCCAATGCGCTCTATAAGCGCGGATTCGTCCAGGCTGGCAAGCAGGTGCTGGATTCCGTTTACCGCTTGTCCGCGGATTTTGAACGCAGTCGGATGTATCCCGGGATTCCGGAATATATTAACGAACGGGGCCGCGGCATGTATACTTATTTAACGGGATCGGCCAGCTGGCTGCTGTTGACGCTGCTGACGGAAGTATATGGGGTCAAAGGCGATTACGGAGATCTGCGTCTGGAACCGAAGCTGACTGCAGAGCAATTTGATGCAGTGGGAGAAGCGTCGGTGATCACCAGCTTCGCCGGACGTAAGTTGCAGATCGTTTATCGTAACCTGGAGCGTGCCGAATACGGGAAGTATCGAATCGGTCACGTTACCGTAAATGGCGTATCGCTGGATTCCAGCTCTCGTGAGGGGGGCTGCCTTATTCCGCGTCAAGAGATCGAGGCGCTGCAGGAAGGAGCCGTTCACCGGATAGAAATTACGTTAACCGCGTAA
- the serC gene encoding 3-phosphoserine/phosphohydroxythreonine transaminase codes for MSNRAYNFNAGPAALPLEVLERAQAEFVDFRGTGMSIMEMSHRGAVYESVHNEAAERLLKLFGQPSGYQVLFLQGGASTQFAMLPMNLLTEGKTAGYVKSGSWANKAIKEAKLIGETFVAASSEEDKYMSLPDLSNLNLPENTAYLHVTSNETIEGTQFREFPDTGSVPLIADMSSDILCRPFDLTQFGMVYAGAQKNLGPSGVTVVIAREELLRESPKHLPTMFRYDTHAENNSLYNTPPSFSIYMVNEVLKWIEEQGSLEGIEKKNRDKADLLYQAIDASGGFYRGCVRPESRSIMNVTFRLANDELEKLFVKESEKEGFVGLKGHRSVGGLRASIYNAVPKASIQALVEFMEHFQKTHG; via the coding sequence ATGAGTAACAGAGCTTATAACTTTAATGCGGGCCCAGCCGCGTTGCCGCTGGAGGTCCTGGAACGGGCCCAGGCCGAGTTCGTTGATTTCCGCGGGACAGGCATGTCGATTATGGAGATGTCCCACCGGGGAGCCGTCTATGAGTCGGTTCATAACGAGGCAGCTGAACGGTTGCTGAAGCTGTTCGGCCAACCGTCCGGTTATCAGGTGCTGTTCCTGCAAGGCGGGGCCTCCACCCAATTCGCCATGCTCCCGATGAACCTGCTTACGGAAGGCAAGACGGCCGGTTATGTGAAATCGGGCAGCTGGGCGAACAAAGCGATAAAGGAAGCCAAGCTCATCGGCGAGACGTTTGTTGCCGCATCCTCGGAGGAAGATAAGTACATGTCCCTCCCGGACTTGAGCAACTTGAATCTGCCGGAGAATACCGCGTATTTGCATGTCACTTCCAACGAAACGATCGAAGGCACGCAATTCCGCGAGTTCCCGGACACCGGCAGCGTTCCGTTGATCGCCGATATGTCCAGCGATATTTTGTGCCGTCCGTTTGATTTGACCCAGTTCGGCATGGTGTATGCCGGAGCGCAGAAGAACCTGGGACCGTCTGGCGTAACTGTGGTGATCGCTCGCGAGGAGTTGCTGCGGGAGTCGCCAAAGCATCTGCCAACGATGTTCCGTTACGATACGCATGCTGAGAACAACTCGCTGTACAATACTCCGCCATCCTTCTCGATTTATATGGTGAACGAAGTGCTGAAATGGATTGAAGAGCAAGGTTCGCTTGAGGGGATCGAGAAGAAGAACCGGGACAAGGCCGATCTGCTGTATCAAGCGATTGATGCTAGCGGCGGTTTCTACCGTGGTTGTGTCCGGCCGGAGAGCCGTTCGATCATGAACGTGACCTTCCGTCTGGCGAACGATGAGCTGGAGAAGCTGTTCGTGAAGGAATCGGAGAAGGAAGGCTTCGTGGGACTCAAAGGCCATCGCAGCGTCGGCGGCCTGCGCGCTTCGATTTATAACGCGGTTCCGAAAGCCAGCATTCAGGCTCTTGTCGAATTCATGGAACACTTCCAAAAAACGCACGGATAA
- the trmL gene encoding tRNA (uridine(34)/cytosine(34)/5-carboxymethylaminomethyluridine(34)-2'-O)-methyltransferase TrmL, giving the protein MALHIVLVEPEIPANTGNIARTCAATGIHLHLVRPLGFRTDDATLKRAGLDYWYAVHIEYHDSFQEVEEKYAGSRFFFATTKAKKRYTDFKFQDGDFFVFGKETKGLPPEILEAHPDTTMRMPMTDKVRSLNLSNSAAIIVYEALRQLDFPGMQ; this is encoded by the coding sequence ATGGCCTTACATATTGTGCTGGTGGAGCCGGAAATTCCGGCCAATACGGGAAATATCGCGAGAACGTGCGCCGCGACGGGCATACATCTGCACCTGGTGCGTCCGCTTGGGTTCCGGACAGACGATGCTACGCTGAAGCGGGCCGGCTTGGATTATTGGTATGCGGTGCATATTGAATACCACGATTCGTTTCAGGAAGTGGAGGAGAAGTACGCGGGAAGCCGGTTTTTCTTTGCCACGACCAAAGCCAAGAAGCGGTATACGGATTTCAAGTTCCAGGACGGAGATTTCTTTGTCTTTGGTAAAGAGACGAAGGGCTTGCCGCCGGAGATTTTGGAAGCCCATCCCGACACGACGATGCGCATGCCAATGACCGACAAGGTTCGTTCGCTGAACTTGTCCAACTCGGCGGCGATTATTGTGTATGAGGCGCTGCGGCAGCTTGATTTTCCAGGGATGCAGTAA